In Melanotaenia boesemani isolate fMelBoe1 chromosome 18, fMelBoe1.pri, whole genome shotgun sequence, the following proteins share a genomic window:
- the zgc:194621 gene encoding uncharacterized protein zgc:194621 isoform X2 — MPSTKLIKPKPVESTKTNLEKNKSVRSKVPNGTESELKVPAVRKSRASSCPRCPQQRGRCDRTSTGVRDSPAKPSERKARSTSTAPKHTEKIPKNNTDHRRATSSVRQADANQKCRDATACVGQRGPRAEAKHAEQSNKAFTVIPPNPKKRREIQRKAEAELVALEELRLSRAMTYVSINPSSVGGCMSLEEVRLKQQQEMLLTKRKQKQVKKQVREETAVLTS, encoded by the exons ATGCCTTCCACAAAGCTCATTAAGCCCAAACCTGTGGAGTCCACCAAGACAAATCTCGAAAAAAACAAATCGGTAAGATCAAAAGTACCCAACGGGACAGAAAGTGAACTCAAAGTGCCCGCTGTGCGTAAAAGCCGCGCGTCGAGCTGCCCGCGGTGCCCGCAGCAGCGGGGCCGGTGCGACAGGACCTCCACAGGTGTGCGGGACTCACCCGCCAAGCCGAGCGAGAGGAAAGCCAGGTCTACATCCACTGCCCCCAAACATACAGAGAAGATCCCCAAAAACAACACGGACCACCGGAGGGCGACCAGCTCTGTGAGACAAGCCGATGCCAACCAGAAATGCCGGGACGCGACCGCGTGTGTGGGGCAGAGGGGCCCCAGAGCTGAGGCGAAGCATGCCGAACAGAG taaCAAAGCTTTCACCGTCATCCCCCCGAatccaaagaaaagaagagagatCCAGAGAA AGGCGGAGGCTGAACTCGTCGCTTTAGAGGAGCTTCGGCTGAGCAGAGCGATGACCTACGTGTCCATCAACCCCAGCAGTGTTG GTGGCTGCATGAGTCTGGAGGAAGTGCGgctgaagcagcagcaggaaatgTTGCTGACAAAGaggaaacagaaacag GTGAAAAAGCAGGTGAGGGAGGAAACTGCCGTCCTGACGAGCTGA
- the zgc:194621 gene encoding uncharacterized protein zgc:194621 isoform X1 has translation MPSTKLIKPKPVESTKTNLEKNKSVRSKVPNGTESELKVPAVRKSRASSCPRCPQQRGRCDRTSTGVRDSPAKPSERKARSTSTAPKHTEKIPKNNTDHRRATSSVRQADANQKCRDATACVGQRGPRAEAKHAEQSNKAFTVIPPNPKKRREIQRKAEAELVALEELRLSRAMTYVSINPSSVGGCMSLEEVRLKQQQEMLLTKRKQKQDITTTFLHFKTIPANITSSEED, from the exons ATGCCTTCCACAAAGCTCATTAAGCCCAAACCTGTGGAGTCCACCAAGACAAATCTCGAAAAAAACAAATCGGTAAGATCAAAAGTACCCAACGGGACAGAAAGTGAACTCAAAGTGCCCGCTGTGCGTAAAAGCCGCGCGTCGAGCTGCCCGCGGTGCCCGCAGCAGCGGGGCCGGTGCGACAGGACCTCCACAGGTGTGCGGGACTCACCCGCCAAGCCGAGCGAGAGGAAAGCCAGGTCTACATCCACTGCCCCCAAACATACAGAGAAGATCCCCAAAAACAACACGGACCACCGGAGGGCGACCAGCTCTGTGAGACAAGCCGATGCCAACCAGAAATGCCGGGACGCGACCGCGTGTGTGGGGCAGAGGGGCCCCAGAGCTGAGGCGAAGCATGCCGAACAGAG taaCAAAGCTTTCACCGTCATCCCCCCGAatccaaagaaaagaagagagatCCAGAGAA AGGCGGAGGCTGAACTCGTCGCTTTAGAGGAGCTTCGGCTGAGCAGAGCGATGACCTACGTGTCCATCAACCCCAGCAGTGTTG GTGGCTGCATGAGTCTGGAGGAAGTGCGgctgaagcagcagcaggaaatgTTGCTGACAAAGaggaaacagaaacag GACATAACAACAACTTTTCTGCATTTTAAGACAATACCAGCAAATATAACCTCATCAGAAGAGGATTAA